One part of the Mycolicibacterium aromaticivorans JS19b1 = JCM 16368 genome encodes these proteins:
- a CDS encoding NHL repeat-containing protein, with protein MSRYTVRHNVSGLGTRVDVIPDVDRTGGWSPALWLGAPAPGGLALPPAKPSLSWMYSPRGVFLGDRHLVVADSGNHRVLIWHGIPDDDEQPADVVLGQPDGESEGRAAGGRGPERGMNLPTGVLVHDGRLVVADAWHHRILVWNTVPQTSDVAPDLVLGQPDAASVVENRGGECSASTLYWPFGIGMVGPAFWVADTGNRRVLGWRNGIPDADQPADVVLGQPDAATREENRGGAVGPATFRWPHDITGRGDLLLVADAGDHRLLGWSPPPEADRDADSVLGQPDFTSALEWPYGPHTSDRLRFPYAACLDRERLAVADTANNRVLLWDGMPDDGRGADHVLAQPDFGSNGENRWTSVQRDTLCWPYGLSLRGDTLAVADSGNNRVMIWRQTMSACAKSIEPT; from the coding sequence ATGAGCCGCTACACCGTCCGGCACAACGTGAGCGGACTGGGCACCCGCGTCGACGTGATACCCGATGTCGATCGCACCGGCGGCTGGTCACCCGCGCTGTGGCTGGGCGCGCCGGCACCCGGCGGCCTGGCACTTCCGCCGGCGAAACCGTCCCTGTCCTGGATGTATTCGCCGCGCGGCGTGTTTCTCGGCGACCGGCACCTGGTGGTGGCCGACTCGGGAAACCATCGCGTCCTGATCTGGCACGGCATACCCGACGACGACGAGCAGCCCGCCGATGTCGTGCTCGGACAACCGGATGGTGAGTCGGAGGGCCGAGCGGCCGGCGGTCGCGGTCCCGAACGCGGAATGAACCTGCCGACCGGGGTTCTGGTGCACGACGGCCGGCTCGTCGTCGCCGATGCCTGGCATCACCGGATCCTGGTGTGGAACACCGTGCCGCAGACGAGTGACGTGGCGCCCGACCTCGTGCTCGGCCAGCCCGATGCTGCCTCGGTGGTGGAGAACCGCGGAGGTGAATGCTCGGCGTCGACCCTGTATTGGCCGTTCGGAATCGGTATGGTCGGCCCGGCGTTCTGGGTTGCCGACACCGGCAATCGCCGGGTTCTCGGGTGGCGCAACGGGATACCCGACGCTGATCAGCCGGCAGATGTCGTGCTGGGTCAGCCCGACGCGGCGACGCGGGAGGAGAACCGAGGCGGTGCCGTCGGTCCGGCCACGTTCCGCTGGCCCCACGACATCACCGGTCGCGGCGACCTGCTGCTGGTCGCCGACGCAGGCGATCACCGGCTGCTGGGGTGGTCACCCCCGCCGGAGGCCGACCGGGACGCCGATTCCGTGCTCGGCCAGCCGGATTTCACCAGCGCGCTCGAATGGCCCTATGGACCGCACACCTCGGACCGGTTGCGCTTCCCCTATGCGGCGTGCCTGGATCGCGAGCGGCTGGCCGTGGCTGATACCGCCAACAACCGAGTTCTGCTGTGGGACGGCATGCCTGACGATGGCCGCGGCGCCGATCACGTGCTGGCCCAACCGGATTTCGGCTCCAACGGCGAGAATCGGTGGACCTCGGTGCAGCGCGACACGCTCTGCTGGCCGTACGGCCTGTCGCTGCGTGGGGACACGCTGGCGGTCGCCGACTCCGGCAACAACCGGGTGATGATCTGGCGGCAGACGATGAGCGCGTGCGCGAAGAGCATCGAGCCGACGTGA
- a CDS encoding DUF1641 domain-containing protein, whose translation MTANGQAVSVTPADTLRDRLDDPHVAAALNTLLDHADVLAVLLSGLDGFLGRGDTITDSVSAAVAELRGASSAAVVPGADALKGVDLQSLATSLASLSGSVVTAAPALNTVLSSGLTKPETAAVLASIGDALGDGKAGAANPPKGIYGLWKATKDPDFARGLGFLIAVATSFGRRVNR comes from the coding sequence ATGACAGCTAACGGGCAGGCGGTTTCCGTCACCCCAGCGGACACCCTCCGCGATCGACTCGACGACCCCCATGTCGCGGCCGCACTCAACACCCTGCTCGACCACGCCGACGTGCTGGCCGTCCTGCTCAGCGGCCTCGACGGCTTCCTCGGCCGTGGCGACACCATCACCGACTCGGTGTCCGCTGCGGTCGCCGAGCTACGGGGCGCCTCGTCGGCGGCTGTGGTCCCCGGTGCCGATGCGCTCAAGGGTGTCGATCTGCAGAGCCTCGCCACCAGTCTGGCCTCGCTGTCGGGCTCCGTCGTCACTGCCGCGCCCGCGCTGAACACCGTGCTGTCCTCGGGCCTCACCAAGCCGGAGACCGCTGCGGTGCTCGCCTCCATCGGCGACGCCCTCGGTGACGGCAAGGCCGGTGCGGCGAACCCACCCAAGGGCATCTACGGACTGTGGAAGGCCACCAAAGACCCTGACTTCGCGCGCGGTCTCGGCTTCCTCATCGCCGTCGCCACATCCTTCGGCCGCCGGGTGAACCGGTAG
- a CDS encoding AraC family transcriptional regulator, translated as MSRLTRLGYIDVRRTSNPVRRKVRSRGVPPALADNEIFYTEDVKTASRLIAKTLGPLQLTVAGDATGFAATMHGVRLRNVSLLYLDLHVAAAVEIPMVGPHYAVHMPMNGRALVEHRGHSFEANTIRSVVSSPGASLRMEFDHDSPQLIIRIEERALDAHLTRLLGRALDRPLVFDPEFDMATEAAMRWHAAVQLIHTEVFHEGSLIQRGQGIGAVEDFVISSLLHLQPSNYHAEFLAPAQPDQRRAVVQNAMSYIEDHLAERITMESVAKAVHMSVRSIQQGFREELGMTPMTYVRERRLERVHEELTDAIPADGVTVTQVAERWGFNHLGSFAVEYRKRWGEAPSGTLRR; from the coding sequence ATGTCCCGGCTCACCCGGCTCGGCTACATCGACGTTCGGCGCACCAGCAATCCGGTTCGGCGCAAGGTGCGCTCGCGCGGCGTCCCCCCGGCGCTGGCCGACAATGAGATCTTCTACACCGAGGACGTGAAAACCGCCTCAAGGCTGATCGCCAAAACCCTGGGGCCCCTTCAGCTCACCGTCGCAGGCGACGCGACCGGCTTCGCGGCGACCATGCACGGCGTCCGGCTGCGCAACGTCAGCCTGCTGTACCTCGACCTGCATGTCGCAGCGGCCGTCGAGATTCCGATGGTCGGACCGCACTATGCGGTGCACATGCCGATGAACGGCCGGGCGTTGGTCGAACACCGCGGCCACTCCTTCGAGGCCAACACCATCCGTTCCGTGGTGAGCAGCCCGGGCGCATCGCTGCGGATGGAGTTCGACCACGACTCCCCACAGCTGATCATCCGGATCGAGGAGCGGGCACTGGACGCCCATCTGACCAGGTTGCTGGGTCGTGCCTTGGATCGCCCGCTGGTGTTCGACCCGGAGTTCGACATGGCCACCGAGGCCGCCATGCGCTGGCACGCCGCGGTGCAGCTGATCCACACCGAGGTGTTCCACGAGGGATCACTCATCCAGCGTGGCCAGGGCATCGGCGCGGTCGAGGACTTCGTGATCAGCAGCCTGTTGCATCTGCAACCGTCGAACTATCACGCGGAATTCTTGGCGCCGGCCCAGCCCGACCAGCGCCGCGCCGTCGTCCAGAACGCCATGAGCTACATCGAGGACCACCTCGCCGAGCGGATCACCATGGAGTCGGTGGCCAAGGCCGTGCACATGAGCGTCCGGTCGATTCAGCAGGGGTTCCGCGAGGAGCTGGGGATGACGCCGATGACCTACGTGCGGGAGCGCCGCCTGGAACGGGTGCACGAGGAACTGACCGACGCCATCCCCGCCGACGGCGTGACGGTGACGCAGGTGGCCGAGCGGTGGGGCTTCAACCACCTCGGCAGTTTCGCCGTCGAATACCGAAAGCGTTGGGGCGAAGCCCCTTCGGGCACGCTTCGGCGCTGA
- the hypB gene encoding hydrogenase nickel incorporation protein HypB: MGRFHRHDDGTVHSHEHDDHDHGDHGDHSGYVTGSQRIEVLEHIFAENDTRADINRAAFESNGIRALNLMSSPGSGKTTVLAATLDELADDLAVGVIEGDIATDLDAAKLGGRGAQISLLNTNNGFGGECHLDAPMVNRALQGLDLPQLDLVIIENVGNLVCPAEFDVGEHAKAMVYSVTEGEDKPLKYPVMFRSVDIVLLNKIDLAPHLDADVGTYISRVREVNPTATILPVSARTGEGMAAWFEWLRRFASGAATAP; this comes from the coding sequence ATGGGTAGGTTTCATCGTCACGACGACGGCACCGTGCACAGCCACGAGCACGATGACCACGACCACGGCGACCACGGCGACCACAGCGGTTATGTCACCGGCTCGCAGCGGATCGAGGTGCTCGAACACATCTTCGCCGAGAACGACACCCGGGCCGACATCAACCGGGCAGCCTTCGAGAGCAACGGAATCCGCGCGCTCAACTTGATGAGCTCGCCGGGTTCAGGGAAGACGACGGTGCTGGCCGCCACCCTCGACGAGCTGGCCGACGATCTCGCCGTCGGCGTGATCGAGGGCGATATCGCGACCGACCTCGACGCCGCCAAGCTCGGCGGTCGCGGCGCACAGATCTCCCTGCTCAACACCAACAACGGTTTCGGCGGCGAGTGCCACCTGGACGCCCCGATGGTCAACCGCGCGCTGCAGGGCCTGGACCTGCCGCAGCTGGATCTGGTGATCATCGAGAACGTCGGCAATCTGGTGTGCCCCGCAGAGTTCGACGTCGGCGAGCACGCCAAAGCGATGGTGTACTCGGTGACCGAGGGCGAAGACAAACCGCTGAAATACCCGGTGATGTTCCGCTCCGTCGACATCGTGCTGCTGAACAAGATCGACCTGGCGCCCCACCTGGATGCCGATGTCGGCACCTACATCTCGCGGGTCCGGGAGGTCAATCCGACGGCGACGATCCTGCCGGTGAGTGCACGCACCGGCGAGGGCATGGCGGCCTGGTTCGAGTGGCTTCGCCGCTTTGCGTCCGGGGCGGCCACCGCGCCCTGA
- a CDS encoding hydrogenase has translation MASVLWFQGGACSGNTMSFLNAEEPNVVDLIVDFGLDLIWHPSLGLELGKNAQKVFWDCAKGERPLDIFVFEGTVIEAPNGTGRMDMFADRPMKDWVTDLAGAAQIVVAIGDCACWGGIPAMEPNPSASTGLQFHKRDKGGFLGPDFRSKMGLPVINIPGCPAHPDWITQIIVALATGRAGDIALDELHRPETFFKTFTQTGCTRVQFFEYKQSTMSFGEGTRTGCLFYEFGCRGPMTHSPCNRILWNRQSSKTRAGMPCLGCTEPEFPHFDLAPGTLFKTQKVGGVIPKEVPEGSDHLTYMAHAAAARIAAPQWSKEDMFVV, from the coding sequence ATGGCTTCTGTTCTGTGGTTCCAAGGAGGGGCGTGTAGTGGCAACACCATGTCTTTCCTCAACGCGGAGGAACCCAACGTCGTCGACCTGATCGTCGACTTCGGCCTGGATCTGATCTGGCACCCGTCGCTCGGGCTGGAACTCGGCAAGAACGCCCAGAAGGTGTTCTGGGACTGCGCCAAAGGCGAACGCCCGCTGGACATCTTCGTCTTCGAGGGCACCGTCATCGAAGCGCCCAACGGAACCGGGCGGATGGACATGTTCGCCGACCGGCCGATGAAGGACTGGGTGACCGACCTGGCCGGCGCCGCTCAGATCGTCGTGGCGATCGGAGACTGCGCCTGCTGGGGCGGCATCCCCGCGATGGAGCCCAACCCGTCGGCCTCAACCGGTCTGCAGTTCCACAAGCGGGACAAGGGCGGTTTCCTCGGGCCTGACTTCCGCTCCAAGATGGGACTTCCCGTCATCAACATTCCGGGCTGTCCCGCGCACCCCGACTGGATCACCCAGATCATCGTGGCGCTCGCCACCGGGCGCGCCGGTGACATCGCCCTCGACGAACTGCACCGGCCCGAGACGTTCTTCAAGACATTCACCCAAACCGGCTGCACCCGTGTGCAATTCTTCGAATACAAGCAGTCGACGATGTCGTTCGGCGAGGGCACCCGAACGGGCTGCCTGTTCTACGAGTTCGGCTGCCGCGGGCCGATGACGCACTCTCCGTGCAATCGCATCCTGTGGAACCGGCAGTCGTCCAAGACCCGCGCCGGCATGCCGTGCCTGGGCTGCACAGAGCCGGAATTCCCGCATTTCGACCTGGCGCCCGGAACGCTGTTCAAGACCCAGAAGGTCGGCGGTGTGATCCCCAAGGAAGTGCCGGAGGGATCCGATCACCTGACGTACATGGCACACGCGGCGGCCGCCCGGATCGCCGCGCCGCAGTGGTCCAAAGAGGACATGTTCGTCGTCTAG
- a CDS encoding response regulator, producing the protein MTVRVVLVDDHEMVIEGLKAMLAPFGDRVEVVGEAVGAEKAMAVIVDLQPDIVLCDVRMQGASGLDLCREIRKRDPQRKVILLSVYDDEQYLFQAMRVGASGYLLKGISSDELVRQLEGVHAGSTAIDAGLAARAAETAARLQSDQFWPGARHGLTQRESEILSLVVTGLSNRGIAGKLVIGEETVKTHLSSIYRKLGVSDRTSAAATALREGIFR; encoded by the coding sequence ATGACGGTGCGGGTGGTGCTGGTCGACGATCACGAAATGGTCATCGAAGGCCTCAAGGCGATGCTCGCGCCGTTCGGTGATCGTGTCGAGGTGGTGGGCGAAGCGGTGGGTGCCGAGAAGGCCATGGCCGTCATCGTCGATCTGCAACCCGACATCGTGTTGTGCGATGTACGGATGCAGGGTGCCAGCGGTCTGGACCTGTGCCGGGAGATCCGCAAGCGCGATCCCCAGCGCAAAGTCATCCTGCTCTCGGTCTACGACGACGAGCAGTACCTCTTCCAGGCCATGCGTGTCGGCGCATCGGGCTATCTACTCAAGGGCATCAGCAGCGACGAGCTGGTACGCCAGCTGGAAGGTGTGCACGCAGGCTCGACGGCGATCGACGCCGGGCTGGCAGCGCGGGCGGCGGAGACCGCGGCGCGGCTGCAGAGTGACCAGTTCTGGCCCGGCGCCCGGCACGGCCTCACCCAGCGCGAGAGCGAGATCCTGTCGCTGGTGGTGACCGGGCTGTCGAATCGGGGAATCGCAGGCAAGCTGGTGATCGGTGAGGAGACCGTCAAGACCCACCTCAGTTCCATTTATCGCAAACTGGGAGTCAGTGACCGCACCAGCGCCGCGGCAACAGCCTTGCGGGAAGGCATTTTCCGATGA
- a CDS encoding nickel-dependent hydrogenase large subunit, translating to MTALDLYVSPLGRVEGDLDVRVTIDDGVVTSAWTEAAMFRGFEIILRGKDPQSGLVVCPRICGICGGSHLYKSAYALDTAWRTHMPANATLIRNIAQACETLQSIPRYFYALFAIDLTNKNYAKSKMYDEAVRRFAPYVGTSYQPGVVLSNKPVEVYAIFGGQWPHSSFMVPGGVMCAPTLSDVTRSIAILEHWKDNWLEGQWLGCSIDRWLENKTWDDVLAWVDENESQYNSDCGFFIRYSLDIGLDKYGQGVGNYIATGTYFDPTLYENPTIDGRNAALIGRGGIYAKGQWYEFDQANVREDVAHSFYEGSTPLHPFDGETIPVDPEEGRKQGKYSWAKSPRYAVGDLGTIPLEAGPLARRMAAAGPNAGAHQDNDPLFGDIYAKIGPSVLVRQLARMHEAPKYYKWVRSWLDQLDLKESFYTKPVEFAEGKGFGSTEAARGSLSDWIVLEDNKIKNYQVVTPTAWNIGPRDGNEVLGPIEKALVGSPIVDPDDPVELGHVARSFDSCLVCTVHAYDGKTGKELSKFVINGMV from the coding sequence ATGACCGCGCTCGACCTTTACGTCAGCCCACTGGGCCGTGTCGAGGGTGACCTCGACGTCCGGGTCACCATTGACGACGGCGTCGTGACGTCGGCATGGACGGAGGCCGCGATGTTCCGCGGCTTCGAGATCATCCTGCGGGGCAAGGACCCGCAGTCCGGTCTCGTCGTGTGCCCCCGCATCTGCGGGATCTGCGGCGGCAGCCATCTGTACAAGTCGGCCTACGCCCTGGACACCGCGTGGCGCACTCACATGCCGGCGAACGCGACGCTGATCCGCAACATCGCCCAGGCATGCGAAACGCTGCAGTCGATTCCCCGCTACTTCTATGCGCTGTTCGCCATCGACCTGACCAACAAGAACTACGCCAAGTCCAAGATGTATGACGAGGCGGTTCGCCGTTTCGCGCCCTACGTCGGCACCAGTTACCAACCGGGAGTGGTGCTGTCGAACAAGCCGGTCGAGGTGTATGCGATCTTCGGCGGGCAGTGGCCGCATTCGAGCTTCATGGTGCCCGGCGGTGTCATGTGTGCGCCGACGCTGTCGGACGTGACCCGCTCGATCGCGATCCTGGAGCACTGGAAGGACAACTGGCTCGAAGGCCAGTGGCTGGGCTGCAGCATCGACCGCTGGCTGGAGAACAAGACGTGGGACGACGTTCTGGCCTGGGTCGACGAGAACGAGTCCCAGTACAACAGCGACTGCGGCTTTTTCATCCGCTATTCCCTTGATATCGGCCTGGACAAGTACGGCCAGGGGGTCGGCAACTACATCGCCACCGGTACCTACTTCGACCCGACGCTGTACGAGAACCCCACCATCGACGGTCGCAACGCCGCGCTGATCGGCCGGGGCGGGATCTACGCCAAAGGCCAGTGGTACGAGTTCGATCAGGCCAACGTTCGCGAGGACGTCGCCCACTCGTTCTACGAGGGCAGCACGCCGCTGCACCCGTTCGACGGCGAGACCATCCCGGTGGACCCCGAAGAGGGCAGGAAGCAGGGCAAGTACAGCTGGGCCAAGTCGCCGCGCTATGCCGTCGGAGACCTGGGCACGATTCCGCTCGAGGCGGGTCCGCTGGCCCGGCGGATGGCCGCGGCCGGCCCGAACGCCGGAGCGCATCAGGACAACGACCCGCTCTTCGGTGACATCTACGCCAAGATCGGCCCCAGTGTGTTGGTGCGCCAGCTGGCCCGGATGCATGAGGCGCCCAAGTACTACAAGTGGGTGAGGTCCTGGCTCGACCAGCTGGACCTGAAGGAGAGCTTCTACACCAAGCCCGTCGAATTTGCCGAGGGCAAGGGATTCGGCTCCACCGAGGCGGCCCGCGGCTCGCTCAGTGACTGGATCGTGCTGGAAGACAACAAGATCAAAAACTACCAGGTCGTCACCCCGACAGCGTGGAACATCGGGCCACGGGACGGCAACGAGGTTCTGGGCCCCATCGAGAAGGCGTTGGTGGGTTCACCGATCGTCGATCCCGACGATCCGGTCGAGCTCGGACATGTGGCACGCAGCTTCGACTCCTGCCTGGTGTGCACCGTGCACGCCTACGACGGCAAGACAGGCAAGGAGCTCTCGAAGTTCGTCATCAACGGAATGGTGTGA
- a CDS encoding hydrogenase maturation nickel metallochaperone HypA, translating into MHELSLCHAIAGVVRPYAAGRRVDVVRVQIGALRQVVPDSLSFCWTLVRDHESMPEAELELEFVAAEVSCHSCGQHSEIASRWTVSCPQCESADVEIVRGNEFLVTSLDVT; encoded by the coding sequence GTGCACGAATTGTCGCTGTGCCATGCAATTGCCGGGGTGGTGCGACCCTACGCGGCCGGCCGCCGTGTCGATGTGGTGCGGGTCCAGATCGGCGCCCTGCGGCAGGTGGTGCCCGACTCATTGTCGTTCTGCTGGACGCTGGTCCGCGATCACGAGAGCATGCCCGAGGCCGAGTTGGAGCTCGAGTTCGTCGCCGCGGAGGTGTCCTGCCACAGCTGTGGGCAGCATTCGGAGATCGCCTCCCGCTGGACGGTGTCCTGCCCGCAGTGTGAGAGCGCCGACGTGGAAATCGTTCGGGGCAACGAGTTCCTGGTCACCTCACTGGACGTGACATGA
- a CDS encoding HAD family hydrolase — MLLDTISRNRSFWWDRARCAHDDAPGLEAVIFDFDAPLAATERDAHMFRELIWSLHCGDIRVGVTSAGPRDWVEPLVRELIGDGVVEVLITGDDVTRPKPDPEVYHRALCELGVGPESAMAVEHSPAGFHTARSAGLATIVVTTLGIRNRDFAGAAAVLDRYDGDEPLSAGRCRRLHEQWWINRSRLSA, encoded by the coding sequence ATGCTTTTGGACACGATCAGCCGGAATCGATCCTTCTGGTGGGATCGGGCGCGGTGCGCGCATGACGACGCCCCTGGACTCGAAGCGGTCATTTTCGACTTCGACGCGCCGCTGGCGGCCACCGAACGCGATGCGCACATGTTCCGCGAGCTGATCTGGAGCCTGCACTGCGGCGACATCCGGGTCGGCGTCACCTCGGCTGGTCCCCGCGACTGGGTCGAACCACTGGTCCGCGAGCTCATCGGCGACGGTGTGGTCGAGGTGCTGATCACCGGCGACGACGTCACCCGGCCCAAGCCGGACCCGGAGGTGTATCACCGGGCACTGTGCGAACTCGGGGTCGGCCCGGAGTCCGCGATGGCCGTCGAGCATTCCCCGGCCGGGTTCCACACCGCGCGCTCGGCTGGACTCGCGACGATCGTCGTCACCACCCTGGGCATCCGCAACCGGGACTTCGCCGGGGCGGCCGCCGTCCTCGACCGCTACGACGGTGACGAACCGCTGTCAGCCGGCCGATGTCGGCGACTGCACGAGCAGTGGTGGATCAACCGCAGCCGCCTCAGCGCCTAG
- a CDS encoding GAF domain-containing sensor histidine kinase, whose product MSSRSGGVSPHAVHGLVDADREVALLLDIIAATSSGPEVEPMAAAVARMITAATASDVCFVHVLDDTDQSLTLAGATPPFDEQVGRIRMPLGSGVSGWVASHREPVVIVSDKEADPRYVPIAALRGKDFASMASVPMETEPGGLVGVLNVHTIERRDFTPRDIELLLVIGRLIAGALHQARLHRQLSARERAHENFAEQVIAAQESERRRLAGDIHDGISQRLVGLTYRLDAAARAVDDLDQPAAAEQLEKARDLVDLTLAEARSAIGGLRPPVLDDLGLLGGLASLATSIPEVDLDLHLADERLPEHIEVALYRIAQECFQNVVKHSRALVATVTFTVRDGVARLEVVDNGVGFETGPLSSSGGYGMLSMAERAELVGGTLTVRSRPGAGTTVTVSIPVEG is encoded by the coding sequence ATGAGCAGTCGCTCCGGCGGCGTCAGCCCGCACGCCGTGCACGGGCTGGTCGACGCCGACCGGGAAGTCGCTCTGCTGCTCGACATCATCGCCGCGACCTCGAGCGGGCCCGAGGTGGAACCGATGGCCGCAGCGGTGGCTCGGATGATCACCGCGGCAACGGCATCCGACGTCTGCTTCGTGCACGTCCTGGACGACACCGACCAGTCGCTGACACTGGCCGGCGCCACCCCGCCGTTCGACGAGCAGGTGGGCCGTATCCGGATGCCGCTGGGGTCGGGCGTCTCCGGGTGGGTCGCCAGCCACCGCGAACCCGTGGTGATCGTCAGCGACAAGGAGGCCGATCCGCGTTACGTCCCGATCGCGGCGTTGCGCGGCAAGGACTTTGCCTCGATGGCGTCGGTACCGATGGAGACCGAGCCCGGCGGTCTGGTGGGGGTGCTCAACGTGCACACCATCGAACGGCGCGACTTCACCCCGCGCGACATCGAGCTGCTCCTCGTCATCGGCCGGCTGATCGCCGGTGCCCTGCACCAGGCCCGGCTGCACCGGCAGCTGTCGGCACGTGAACGCGCGCACGAGAATTTCGCCGAACAGGTGATCGCCGCTCAGGAAAGCGAACGCCGCAGGCTGGCCGGTGACATTCACGACGGCATCTCGCAGCGTCTGGTCGGGCTGACCTACCGGCTGGATGCGGCGGCCCGGGCCGTCGACGACCTGGATCAACCGGCGGCCGCCGAGCAGCTGGAAAAGGCAAGGGATCTGGTCGATCTCACGCTGGCCGAAGCCCGGTCGGCGATCGGCGGGCTGCGGCCGCCGGTCCTCGACGACCTCGGTCTGTTGGGCGGCCTGGCCAGCCTTGCCACCTCGATCCCCGAGGTCGACCTGGACCTGCACCTGGCCGACGAGCGGTTGCCCGAGCACATCGAGGTTGCGCTGTATCGCATTGCACAGGAGTGCTTTCAGAACGTCGTCAAGCATTCTCGTGCGTTGGTCGCCACCGTGACGTTCACCGTGCGGGACGGGGTCGCCAGGCTCGAGGTGGTCGACAACGGGGTGGGATTCGAGACCGGACCGCTCTCGTCGTCGGGTGGGTACGGCATGCTCTCGATGGCTGAACGTGCCGAGCTGGTCGGCGGCACCCTGACCGTCAGGTCGCGCCCCGGGGCGGGGACCACCGTCACGGTGAGCATCCCCGTCGAGGGCTGA
- a CDS encoding NifU family protein: MSTTTERPLAEATFEELAKRVDDAVAALGDLDPSARAVAEELKAAIEQIHRAGLVTMVRRMRSDDPARDVLFELVDDPTVHLLLSLHGIVRPDPVTHANQVLASVRPQLHSHGGDVTLVRVDDGTAYVRLEGACNGCSMSAVTLRNLVEEALVQGVPAISAVEVLPNEPTPTLIPIEALRIGRDPAGDGWVEVGPAAGLAVDDLSPLSVTTADGERAEVIVVNAGRRLSAYRNECAHEALPLDNAILDLETNTLTCPWHGFCYDATSGECLSAPGAQLEQLPLRVDDGVVWVRVGG, translated from the coding sequence ATGTCGACAACCACTGAACGGCCGCTCGCCGAGGCGACTTTCGAAGAACTCGCCAAGCGTGTGGACGACGCGGTCGCCGCACTGGGCGACCTGGATCCGTCGGCACGCGCGGTTGCCGAAGAGCTCAAAGCGGCGATCGAGCAGATCCACCGGGCCGGGCTGGTGACCATGGTGCGCCGGATGCGGTCCGACGACCCCGCACGGGACGTGTTGTTCGAATTGGTGGACGATCCCACCGTGCATCTGTTGCTGTCGTTGCACGGGATCGTGCGACCCGATCCGGTCACCCACGCCAATCAGGTCCTGGCCTCGGTGCGTCCGCAACTGCACAGCCACGGCGGGGACGTGACCCTGGTGCGGGTCGACGATGGCACGGCGTACGTCCGCCTGGAGGGAGCGTGCAACGGCTGTTCCATGTCGGCGGTGACATTGCGCAACCTGGTGGAAGAGGCTCTGGTGCAGGGTGTTCCGGCGATCTCCGCAGTGGAGGTGCTGCCGAACGAGCCGACACCGACACTGATTCCCATCGAGGCGCTACGGATCGGGCGTGACCCGGCCGGTGACGGCTGGGTCGAGGTGGGCCCGGCCGCTGGCCTGGCCGTCGACGATCTGTCACCGCTGAGCGTGACGACAGCTGACGGCGAGCGCGCCGAGGTCATCGTGGTCAATGCGGGCCGGCGACTGTCGGCCTACCGCAACGAGTGTGCGCACGAAGCGCTTCCGCTGGACAACGCGATCCTCGATCTGGAGACCAACACGCTGACCTGTCCGTGGCACGGCTTCTGCTATGACGCGACGTCGGGGGAGTGTCTCAGCGCGCCCGGCGCCCAGCTCGAACAGTTGCCGTTGCGTGTCGACGACGGTGTCGTCTGGGTTCGCGTCGGCGGATGA
- a CDS encoding hydrogenase maturation protease yields the protein MVGCGNLLRGDDGVGPVLVRHLWERGVPAGARLVDGGTAGMDVAFQMRGAERVVIVDASATGATPGTIYCVPGEELADLPPLQGLHTHSFRWDHAIAFAHWALADACPSDITVFLIEAGGVELGADLSEPVQAAMEQVIDVLERDFLGPLRPPLGDDVSVQFTDDGYLRLDAALAANRFPSDAVAAMVRGDDLWLFPLRGPRSGGLLLKQRNPAGDRSLLIREVLADRLVTGVHQASWDDAQQALRIPLESAR from the coding sequence GTGGTGGGCTGCGGCAACCTGCTGCGCGGTGACGACGGTGTCGGACCGGTTCTGGTCCGGCACCTCTGGGAGCGGGGCGTGCCGGCCGGCGCTCGTCTGGTCGACGGCGGCACCGCGGGCATGGACGTCGCGTTCCAGATGCGCGGCGCCGAGCGCGTCGTCATCGTCGATGCCTCGGCTACGGGTGCGACGCCGGGGACCATCTATTGCGTCCCCGGCGAGGAGCTGGCCGACCTGCCGCCCCTGCAGGGCTTGCACACCCACTCTTTCCGGTGGGATCACGCGATCGCGTTCGCGCACTGGGCGCTGGCCGATGCCTGCCCCAGCGATATCACGGTGTTCCTGATCGAGGCGGGCGGCGTCGAGCTGGGCGCCGACCTCTCCGAGCCGGTGCAGGCGGCGATGGAACAGGTGATCGATGTTCTCGAGCGGGACTTTTTGGGGCCGCTGCGACCTCCGCTCGGCGACGACGTCTCGGTACAGTTCACCGACGACGGATATCTGCGCCTCGATGCGGCATTGGCGGCCAACCGATTCCCCTCGGATGCCGTCGCGGCGATGGTGCGCGGCGACGACCTCTGGTTGTTCCCGCTGCGCGGGCCTCGCAGCGGGGGGTTGTTGCTCAAACAGCGCAACCCCGCGGGCGATCGGTCCCTGCTGATCCGTGAAGTGCTGGCGGATCGCCTCGTCACCGGCGTTCATCAGGCATCCTGGGACGATGCCCAACAGGCGTTGCGGATTCCGCTGGAGTCGGCGCGGTGA